Proteins from one Salinispora arenicola genomic window:
- a CDS encoding adenosine deaminase has translation MVATIRYEDIVQVPKALLHDHLDGGLRPATVVELAAEAEHELPTTDPEALGRWFVDAANSGSLERYLETFAHTVGVMQTASSLRRVARECALDLAGDGVVYAEVRFAPELHLERGLNLDEVVAAVIAGFDEGSALAAAAGTPIRVGALLTAMRHAARSQEIAELAVRYRDTGVVGFDIAGAEAGFPPTRHLDAFEYLQRENFHFTIHAGEAFGLPSIWQAIQWCGADRLGHGVRIVDDITPGPEPVLGRLAAYVRDKRIPLELCPSSNVQTGATPSIAEHPIGLLRDLRFRVTVNTDNRLMSGTSMSREMALLVDTFGYGWRELQWLTINAMKSAFIPFDQRLQIIDEVIKPAYGRLLTGPGRP, from the coding sequence ATGGTCGCGACTATCCGGTACGAGGACATCGTCCAGGTCCCCAAGGCGCTGCTGCACGATCACCTCGACGGTGGCCTGCGGCCGGCGACGGTCGTCGAGCTGGCCGCCGAGGCGGAGCACGAGTTGCCGACGACCGACCCGGAGGCGCTGGGCCGCTGGTTTGTCGACGCGGCCAACTCCGGCTCGTTGGAGCGGTACCTGGAGACCTTCGCCCACACCGTCGGGGTCATGCAGACCGCTTCGTCGCTGCGGCGGGTGGCCCGGGAGTGTGCGCTGGACCTGGCCGGCGACGGGGTGGTCTACGCGGAGGTCCGGTTCGCACCAGAGCTGCACCTGGAGCGTGGCCTCAACCTGGACGAGGTGGTAGCGGCGGTCATCGCCGGCTTCGACGAGGGCAGCGCCCTCGCCGCGGCGGCGGGCACGCCGATCCGGGTAGGCGCCCTGCTCACGGCCATGCGGCACGCTGCCCGCTCACAGGAGATCGCCGAACTGGCCGTGCGGTACCGAGACACCGGCGTGGTGGGTTTTGACATCGCCGGCGCCGAGGCAGGCTTCCCACCCACCCGACACCTGGATGCCTTCGAGTACCTGCAGCGGGAGAACTTTCACTTCACGATCCACGCCGGTGAGGCATTCGGGCTGCCGTCAATCTGGCAGGCCATCCAGTGGTGCGGGGCGGACCGGCTCGGCCACGGGGTGCGGATCGTCGACGACATCACGCCGGGACCGGAGCCCGTCCTCGGCCGACTGGCCGCGTACGTACGCGACAAGCGGATCCCGTTGGAGCTGTGCCCCTCGTCGAACGTGCAGACCGGGGCCACCCCGTCGATCGCCGAACACCCGATCGGGCTGCTGCGGGACCTGCGGTTCCGGGTCACCGTCAACACCGACAACCGGCTGATGAGTGGTACGTCCATGTCGCGCGAGATGGCCTTGCTGGTGGACACGTTCGGCTACGGCTGGCGGGAACTCCAGTGGCTGACGATCAATGCCATGAAGAGCGCCTTCATCCCGTTCGACCAGCGCCTGCAGATCATCGACGAGGTGATCAAACCGGCGTACGGGAGGCTGTTGACCGGACCGGGCCGGCCATAG
- a CDS encoding putative RNA methyltransferase, translating to MDRRIRHWLRCPICGHPLTGATEGTARTLACPHRHSFDIARQGYVNLLAGRAPHAGDTGEMVAARADFLAAGHYDLISRALAGAAVEATARYREAHPRPGATPLTDPLVVDVGAGTGRHLAAVLAALPDAVGLALDVSKPALRRAARAHPRAAAALADTWQRLPLPDASVAVLLNVFAPRNGAEFHRVLDPAGALLVVTPAADHLTELVGALGLLRVDPAKSDRVASSLGARFAAESDTEHRARLALPRSQVAALVGMGPSAWHTDPVGLADRITALPDPVELTVAVRLGVHRRR from the coding sequence ATGGATCGCCGCATCCGCCACTGGCTACGCTGCCCGATCTGCGGCCATCCGCTGACCGGGGCCACCGAGGGCACCGCCCGGACGCTGGCCTGTCCGCACCGGCACAGCTTCGACATCGCCCGGCAGGGATACGTGAACCTGCTGGCCGGCCGGGCACCGCACGCCGGGGACACTGGCGAGATGGTCGCCGCCCGCGCCGACTTCCTCGCCGCCGGTCACTACGACCTGATCTCCCGAGCGCTGGCCGGAGCCGCCGTCGAAGCCACCGCCCGCTACCGAGAAGCACACCCGCGGCCCGGTGCCACCCCGCTGACGGACCCCCTGGTGGTTGATGTTGGGGCCGGCACCGGCCGGCATCTCGCCGCGGTGCTGGCCGCGCTGCCGGACGCCGTCGGCCTGGCCCTGGACGTGTCGAAGCCGGCACTGCGCCGCGCGGCCCGCGCCCACCCGCGAGCGGCGGCGGCGCTGGCCGACACCTGGCAGCGGCTGCCGCTGCCCGACGCGTCGGTCGCCGTGCTACTCAATGTGTTCGCGCCCCGAAACGGAGCGGAGTTCCACCGAGTGCTCGACCCAGCCGGCGCGCTGCTGGTCGTCACGCCGGCCGCCGACCACCTCACCGAGTTGGTCGGCGCGCTCGGCCTGCTCCGGGTGGATCCGGCGAAGTCCGACCGGGTGGCCAGCAGCCTGGGGGCACGCTTCGCGGCGGAGTCGGACACCGAGCACCGGGCCCGACTGGCGTTGCCCCGTTCGCAGGTCGCCGCCCTGGTCGGGATGGGACCAAGCGCCTGGCACACCGACCCGGTCGGGCTCGCCGATCGGATCACCGCCCTGCCCGACCCGGTCGAGCTGACCGTGGCCGTCCGGCTCGGTGTCCATCGTCGTCGCTGA
- a CDS encoding DUF4272 domain-containing protein, with protein sequence MVREASLEELSRLGLPLPPAHYPLVWEPGDEIELRPTGEIETRLAVLHLILARCFGMPPQAAMSWLLASHLVETVTPPEWQFVTGGKGDHRSFVLHYDALYALAWVLGLTRQLDPTLPVDERLVERMPNIVAGETVRHWRSRTLTAPRHPADAAALLDLHYCLDWAYLEVEHAHRALPGLVDANAIGQRRWALEWAVVLRGPYHDEPPGWEEVDLST encoded by the coding sequence ATGGTGCGTGAAGCGAGCCTGGAGGAGCTGTCCCGGTTGGGGCTGCCATTGCCGCCGGCACACTATCCGCTGGTGTGGGAGCCTGGCGACGAGATCGAGCTGCGCCCGACCGGTGAGATCGAGACACGGCTCGCCGTGCTGCACCTCATCCTGGCCCGCTGCTTCGGAATGCCGCCGCAGGCGGCGATGAGTTGGCTGCTCGCCTCGCATCTGGTGGAGACCGTCACGCCACCGGAGTGGCAGTTCGTCACCGGTGGCAAGGGTGACCACCGCTCGTTCGTGCTGCACTACGATGCGTTGTACGCACTGGCCTGGGTGCTCGGACTGACCCGGCAGTTGGATCCGACGCTGCCGGTGGACGAGCGGCTGGTGGAGCGAATGCCGAACATCGTGGCCGGCGAGACGGTCCGGCACTGGCGCTCGCGGACGCTCACCGCGCCGCGGCACCCGGCGGATGCGGCGGCACTGCTCGATCTGCACTACTGCCTCGACTGGGCCTATCTCGAGGTGGAGCACGCGCACCGGGCGCTGCCCGGCCTGGTGGATGCCAACGCGATCGGGCAGCGTCGGTGGGCGTTGGAGTGGGCAGTGGTCCTGCGGGGCCCATACCACGATGAGCCGCCCGGTTGGGAAGAGGTGGATCTCTCCACCTAG
- a CDS encoding thymidine phosphorylase encodes MVDFTAVDIIRAKRDGEALSDAQVDWVVDAYTRGQVADEQMAALAMAILLNGMTTPEIARWTAAMIASGERLDLAAADRPTVDKHSTGGVGDKITLPLTPLVAACGAAVPQLSGRGLGHTGGTLDKLESIRGWRASLGNEEFIAQLRGVGAVICAAGAGLAPADRKLYALRDVTGTVEAIPLIASSIMSKKIAEGTGALVLDVKVGSGAFMKSVDQARQLARTMVELGSAHDVRTVALLTDMSTPLGLAIGNAVEVAESVEVLAGGGPADVVELTLALAREMLEAAGLPDADPATALRDGRAMDSWRAMLRAQGGDPDAPLPTAPETEVVRADTDGVVAEVDAFGMGVAAWRLGAGRARKEDPVSAPAGVLLRKRPGDPVRAGDPLFELRAEDAARIPAAREEAVRAVRIAASAPEPRPLVLERIG; translated from the coding sequence ATGGTGGATTTTACGGCAGTTGACATCATTCGGGCCAAACGGGACGGCGAGGCGCTCTCCGACGCGCAGGTCGACTGGGTGGTGGATGCCTATACCCGAGGTCAGGTGGCGGACGAACAGATGGCCGCGCTGGCGATGGCGATCCTGCTGAACGGGATGACCACGCCGGAGATCGCCCGGTGGACCGCGGCGATGATCGCCAGCGGTGAGCGACTGGACCTCGCCGCGGCCGACCGGCCGACCGTCGACAAGCACTCCACCGGTGGTGTCGGAGACAAGATCACCCTGCCGCTCACCCCGCTGGTGGCGGCCTGCGGCGCGGCGGTGCCGCAGCTGAGCGGTCGGGGACTCGGGCACACCGGTGGCACGCTCGACAAGCTGGAGTCCATCCGGGGCTGGCGGGCGTCGCTGGGCAACGAGGAGTTCATCGCCCAGCTCCGCGGTGTCGGCGCGGTGATCTGCGCGGCCGGCGCCGGTCTCGCGCCGGCCGACCGCAAGCTGTACGCGCTGCGGGACGTGACCGGCACGGTGGAGGCCATCCCACTCATCGCCAGTTCAATTATGAGCAAGAAGATCGCTGAGGGGACCGGTGCCCTGGTCCTGGACGTCAAGGTCGGCTCCGGTGCGTTCATGAAGTCGGTCGACCAGGCCCGGCAACTGGCCCGCACCATGGTCGAGTTGGGCAGCGCGCACGACGTACGCACGGTTGCCCTGCTCACCGACATGTCCACCCCACTAGGGCTGGCCATCGGCAACGCGGTCGAGGTGGCCGAATCGGTCGAGGTACTGGCGGGTGGTGGACCGGCCGACGTGGTCGAGCTGACCCTGGCCCTGGCCCGGGAGATGCTCGAAGCCGCCGGTCTACCGGATGCCGACCCGGCGACGGCGCTGCGCGACGGCCGGGCGATGGACTCCTGGCGGGCGATGCTGCGGGCCCAGGGCGGGGATCCGGATGCCCCGCTGCCCACGGCGCCGGAGACCGAGGTGGTGCGCGCCGACACCGACGGTGTGGTGGCGGAGGTCGACGCGTTCGGCATGGGGGTGGCCGCGTGGCGGCTCGGCGCCGGGCGGGCCCGCAAGGAGGACCCGGTGTCCGCGCCGGCGGGCGTGCTGCTGCGCAAACGCCCCGGCGATCCGGTCCGGGCCGGTGACCCGCTCTTCGAGCTGCGGGCCGAGGACGCCGCTCGGATCCCGGCGGCCCGGGAGGAGGCGGTGCGGGCGGTGCGTATTGCGGCGTCGGCCCCGGAGCCGAGGCCACTGGTGCTCGAACGAATCGGCTGA
- a CDS encoding cytidine deaminase, producing MGRQMEIDWGRLRAAATEVMRHAYVPYSKFPVGAAALVDDGRIVVGCNVENASYGVVLCAECGVVSSLHSTGGGRIVALSCVDATGEPLMPCGRCRQLLWEQGGPECLIEAKGGPMRMAELLPHAFDVADLEAVTGEDPVPVVPERLAAWRGRGTVFVHPDLAAGRQVWTAYWERSAGDAGDGETGVLEEGPSWDDPAEAITWGLARVPRVVVVDAAGTIFWAGEGEPPLEIPMRWTG from the coding sequence ATGGGACGCCAGATGGAGATCGACTGGGGGCGGCTACGCGCCGCCGCGACCGAGGTGATGCGGCACGCGTACGTGCCGTACTCGAAGTTTCCCGTGGGGGCGGCTGCGCTGGTGGACGACGGCCGGATCGTGGTCGGCTGCAATGTAGAGAACGCGTCGTACGGCGTGGTTCTCTGCGCCGAGTGCGGCGTGGTCTCCTCGCTGCATTCCACCGGAGGCGGCCGAATTGTCGCCCTGTCCTGCGTCGATGCCACCGGCGAGCCGCTGATGCCGTGTGGGCGCTGCCGACAGTTGCTCTGGGAACAGGGCGGCCCGGAGTGCCTGATCGAGGCCAAGGGCGGGCCGATGCGGATGGCGGAGCTGCTGCCGCACGCGTTTGACGTGGCGGATCTGGAGGCGGTGACCGGGGAGGACCCGGTCCCGGTGGTGCCGGAGCGACTGGCCGCCTGGCGCGGGCGCGGCACGGTGTTCGTGCATCCCGACCTGGCGGCGGGGCGGCAGGTGTGGACGGCCTACTGGGAGCGGTCGGCCGGTGATGCCGGCGACGGCGAGACCGGCGTCCTGGAGGAGGGCCCGAGTTGGGACGATCCAGCGGAGGCGATCACCTGGGGGCTGGCACGGGTGCCCCGGGTGGTGGTGGTGGACGCGGCCGGCACGATCTTCTGGGCGGGTGAGGGCGAACCGCCGTTGGAGATCCCGATGCGGTGGACTGGCTGA
- a CDS encoding ABC transporter permease — translation MSTMAVDDVAVAPVNEGYWTRTRKAGLVLTALGLLAVLLFTALATGEPARFTLSEDATGAALKINGTVGAALFGAVALAAGVAILAGLPTRWFTLVLGIGLVGFVASFLCWQVSTAPAGQNFMPLVNIVRGTFILALPLIFGSLAGVLCERSGVVNVAIEGQLLMGAFSGALFGSISGSLWVGLVAAAIGGTLISLLLAVFAIRYLVDQVVMGIVLNLLAVGITGFLYERLMQPEPAKYNSAPRFSNWEIPLLSEIPVLGPALFAGNIFLYLGLLLVLVIHIGLFRTRWGLRTRSVGEHPTAADTLGVRVLRVRYRNVLLAGAVAGIGGASYTLALFSFTKNMIGGKGFIALAALIFGRWSPTGALLAALFFGFADQLATYLSAINSAIPSQFLAMLPYLATILAVAGLVGRVRAPAADGKPYIKG, via the coding sequence ATGTCCACGATGGCTGTCGACGACGTCGCGGTCGCCCCGGTCAACGAGGGGTACTGGACCCGTACTCGCAAGGCCGGCCTGGTGCTGACCGCGCTCGGCCTGCTGGCGGTGCTGCTCTTCACCGCGCTCGCCACCGGCGAGCCGGCCCGATTCACGCTCAGCGAGGACGCCACCGGCGCCGCCCTGAAGATCAATGGGACGGTCGGTGCGGCCCTCTTCGGGGCGGTCGCCCTCGCCGCCGGCGTGGCGATCCTCGCCGGCCTGCCGACGCGCTGGTTCACCCTCGTACTCGGCATCGGCCTGGTCGGCTTCGTGGCGAGCTTCCTGTGTTGGCAGGTCTCCACCGCGCCGGCGGGGCAGAACTTCATGCCCCTGGTCAACATCGTGCGGGGCACCTTCATCCTGGCCCTGCCGCTGATCTTCGGGTCGCTGGCCGGCGTGCTCTGCGAGCGCTCCGGCGTGGTCAACGTGGCCATCGAGGGGCAGCTGCTGATGGGTGCCTTCAGCGGTGCCCTCTTCGGCAGCATCAGCGGCAGTCTCTGGGTGGGTCTGGTCGCCGCGGCGATCGGCGGCACTCTCATCTCGCTGCTGTTGGCGGTCTTCGCCATCCGGTACCTGGTGGACCAGGTGGTCATGGGGATCGTGCTGAACCTGCTCGCGGTGGGCATCACCGGCTTCCTCTATGAGCGACTGATGCAGCCCGAACCGGCGAAGTACAACAGTGCCCCACGGTTCAGCAACTGGGAGATCCCGCTGTTGTCGGAGATCCCGGTGCTGGGGCCGGCGCTGTTCGCCGGCAACATCTTCCTCTACCTCGGCCTCCTGCTGGTTCTGGTGATCCACATCGGGTTGTTCCGTACCCGGTGGGGCCTGCGCACCCGCTCGGTCGGTGAGCACCCGACCGCGGCCGACACCCTCGGCGTCCGGGTGCTGCGGGTGCGGTACCGCAACGTGCTGCTGGCGGGGGCGGTTGCCGGCATCGGTGGTGCGTCGTACACGCTCGCCCTGTTCTCGTTCACCAAGAACATGATCGGCGGCAAGGGCTTCATTGCCCTGGCGGCGTTGATCTTTGGTCGGTGGAGCCCGACCGGCGCGCTGCTCGCGGCGCTCTTCTTCGGCTTCGCCGATCAGCTCGCCACCTACCTCAGCGCGATCAACAGCGCCATTCCGAGCCAGTTCCTGGCGATGCTGCCCTACCTGGCGACGATCCTGGCGGTGGCCGGGCTGGTCGGTAGGGTCCGGGCGCCGGCCGCCGACGGTAAGCCGTACATCAAGGGCTGA
- a CDS encoding ABC transporter permease — MTNAQPGSPDKDPATADQAARMALDNTERAEPTSGRKPPEPAERPSLGRVFLENLWAANTFTVTLLSLVLAMIVGGVLMIVSDPEVLEAYSYFTARPTDALDASWTLVSGAYANLFKGAVLDPDAVGLTAALSPISETLTYTAPLVFTGLSVALAFRGGLFNIGAQGQATMGVITAGLAGFLLPLPPGLHLLVAVLAGALGGAAWGFIPGILKARTGAHEVINTIMLNYVAVYFLTWLIVQNGIQNPNRTDAISRPVDASAQLPPLFGDNLRAHGGIILAVLVTWAVAWLLNRSTLGFEMRAVGSNPAASRTAGISVTRTYVLIMVFAGALAGLGGSQMVLGTTASALTPLVVAQIGFDGILVALLGRVKPWGVLLAALLFGALQAGGNRMQSYSGVSLELVTVLQALIVIFIAAPALVKAIFQLRAARAARPQTSLAKGW; from the coding sequence ATGACCAACGCACAGCCCGGCTCCCCGGACAAGGACCCGGCGACCGCGGACCAGGCGGCCAGAATGGCGCTCGACAACACTGAACGAGCCGAGCCAACAAGCGGCCGGAAGCCACCAGAGCCAGCGGAGCGCCCCTCGCTCGGACGGGTCTTCCTCGAGAATCTCTGGGCCGCCAACACCTTCACGGTGACGCTGCTGTCGCTGGTCCTGGCGATGATCGTCGGCGGTGTCCTGATGATCGTCTCCGATCCGGAGGTGCTGGAGGCCTACAGCTACTTCACCGCCCGCCCGACGGACGCCCTCGACGCCAGTTGGACGTTGGTCAGCGGGGCGTACGCGAACCTGTTCAAGGGCGCGGTCCTCGACCCGGACGCGGTCGGTCTCACCGCGGCGCTGAGCCCGATCTCGGAGACGCTGACCTACACCGCCCCGCTGGTCTTCACCGGTCTGTCCGTGGCGCTCGCCTTCCGCGGCGGCCTGTTCAACATCGGCGCCCAGGGGCAGGCCACGATGGGCGTCATCACAGCCGGGCTGGCCGGGTTCCTGCTGCCGCTGCCGCCGGGTCTGCACCTGCTCGTCGCGGTGCTCGCCGGCGCGCTGGGCGGTGCCGCGTGGGGCTTCATCCCGGGGATCCTCAAGGCGCGTACCGGCGCCCACGAGGTGATCAACACGATCATGCTCAACTACGTCGCGGTGTACTTCCTGACCTGGTTGATCGTGCAGAACGGGATCCAGAACCCGAACCGTACGGATGCCATCAGCCGGCCGGTGGACGCCTCCGCGCAGCTGCCTCCCCTGTTCGGCGACAACCTGCGGGCGCACGGCGGAATCATTCTTGCTGTGCTGGTGACCTGGGCGGTCGCCTGGTTGCTGAACCGGTCGACGCTCGGCTTCGAAATGCGGGCCGTGGGGAGCAACCCGGCGGCCTCGCGCACGGCCGGCATCAGCGTCACCCGGACCTACGTGTTAATCATGGTCTTCGCCGGTGCCCTGGCCGGCCTCGGTGGCTCGCAGATGGTGCTCGGCACCACCGCCAGCGCGCTGACCCCGCTGGTCGTGGCCCAGATCGGATTCGACGGCATTCTGGTGGCGCTACTTGGCCGGGTGAAGCCGTGGGGCGTGTTGCTCGCGGCCCTGCTCTTCGGCGCCTTGCAGGCGGGCGGTAACCGGATGCAGTCGTACTCGGGTGTGTCGCTGGAACTGGTCACCGTGCTCCAGGCGCTGATCGTCATCTTCATCGCCGCACCGGCCCTGGTGAAGGCGATTTTCCAGCTTCGGGCCGCCCGGGCCGCCCGGCCGCAGACGAGCCTCGCGAAGGGCTGGTGA
- a CDS encoding ABC transporter ATP-binding protein, with product MAPRGHSQRPRGGRSVPPKAPLPAYRQLPHQRFVLREVALRLELRGITKRFGDVVANDHIDLTVEPGEIHALLGENGAGKSTLMNVLYGLYQPDDGEILVDGKPLKPRGPSDAIAAGIGMVHQHFMLVPVFTVTENIMLGAEQVRGGIAGFLDRRRARREVAEVSARYNLRVEPDAIVEDLPVGIQQRVEIVKALTRDVDLLILDEPTAVLTPQETEELLTVMRSLKAAGRSIVFITHKLGEVKAIADRITVIRRGRTVGTATPEASRDELAALMVGRTVRLTVDKQPATPGEPVLELNGLVVDDDRQVRAVDGVDLTVHAGEVLGIAGVQGNGQTELVEAIMGLRPVLNGSVHLDGDRVDGWSTKEVLRAGVGYVPEDRSVDGLVKEFSVAENLVLDMYDRPPFGKGLALRPDEITKSAQERIAQFDVRTPSAEAAVGTLSGGNQQKVIVARELSRPLKLLIAAQPTRGVDVGSIEFIHSRVIHERDAGTAVLLVSSELDEVIGLADRIAVMYRGRIIGVVGPEVPREEIGLLMAGIDPRAAGAGANGSTVGTDGAHPAPEDPGSEDEA from the coding sequence TTGGCGCCGCGGGGACACTCCCAGCGGCCCCGAGGCGGCCGATCGGTTCCACCGAAGGCACCCCTGCCGGCGTACCGGCAGCTACCGCACCAACGCTTCGTACTCCGGGAGGTTGCGCTGAGACTCGAACTGCGCGGCATCACCAAGCGGTTCGGTGATGTGGTCGCCAACGACCACATCGACCTGACGGTGGAGCCGGGGGAGATCCACGCCCTACTCGGGGAGAACGGCGCGGGCAAGTCGACCCTGATGAATGTCCTGTACGGGCTGTACCAGCCCGACGACGGTGAGATCCTGGTGGACGGGAAACCGTTGAAGCCGCGCGGGCCGTCGGACGCCATCGCGGCCGGGATCGGCATGGTCCACCAGCACTTCATGCTGGTGCCGGTCTTCACCGTGACGGAGAACATCATGCTCGGCGCCGAGCAGGTCCGGGGCGGAATCGCCGGCTTCCTCGACCGCCGGCGTGCCCGACGCGAGGTCGCGGAGGTCTCCGCCCGCTACAACCTGCGCGTGGAACCGGACGCGATCGTCGAGGACCTGCCGGTCGGCATCCAGCAGCGGGTCGAGATCGTCAAGGCGCTCACCCGCGACGTCGACCTGCTCATCCTCGACGAGCCGACCGCGGTACTCACGCCGCAGGAGACCGAGGAACTGCTCACCGTCATGCGGTCACTCAAGGCCGCCGGTAGGTCGATCGTCTTCATCACCCACAAGCTCGGCGAGGTGAAGGCTATCGCCGACCGGATCACGGTGATCCGCCGCGGGCGGACCGTCGGCACCGCAACGCCCGAGGCGAGCCGGGACGAGCTGGCCGCCCTGATGGTTGGCCGCACCGTCCGGCTCACCGTCGACAAACAACCGGCCACCCCAGGCGAACCGGTTCTCGAACTCAACGGGCTGGTGGTGGACGACGACCGGCAGGTACGCGCGGTCGACGGCGTCGACCTGACCGTGCACGCCGGTGAGGTACTCGGCATCGCCGGCGTGCAGGGCAACGGCCAGACCGAGTTGGTCGAGGCGATCATGGGGCTGCGTCCGGTGCTCAACGGCTCGGTGCACCTCGACGGGGACCGCGTAGACGGCTGGTCGACCAAGGAGGTCCTTCGCGCGGGCGTCGGCTACGTGCCCGAGGACCGCAGCGTCGACGGGTTGGTCAAGGAGTTCAGCGTCGCGGAGAACCTGGTGCTGGATATGTATGATCGACCGCCGTTCGGTAAGGGGCTCGCGCTGCGACCGGACGAGATCACGAAGTCGGCGCAGGAGCGGATCGCCCAGTTCGACGTCCGCACTCCGTCAGCGGAGGCGGCGGTGGGCACCCTGTCCGGTGGCAACCAGCAGAAGGTGATCGTCGCCCGCGAGTTGTCCCGGCCCCTGAAACTTCTCATCGCCGCCCAACCGACCCGCGGTGTCGACGTCGGCTCCATCGAGTTCATCCACAGCCGGGTCATCCACGAGCGGGATGCCGGGACGGCTGTCCTGCTCGTGTCCAGCGAACTCGACGAGGTGATCGGCCTTGCCGACCGGATCGCGGTGATGTATCGCGGCCGGATCATCGGCGTCGTCGGTCCGGAGGTCCCCCGCGAAGAGATCGGCCTCCTGATGGCCGGCATCGACCCGCGAGCGGCGGGAGCCGGGGCGAACGGATCGACGGTGGGTACCGATGGCGCGCACCCAGCCCCGGAGGACCCCGGCAGCGAGGACGAAGCATGA
- a CDS encoding BMP family lipoprotein, with product MRIASVFAVGGLVLAAAACGEAPEDNNAGSEGDKFSACMVTDVGGIDDKSFNTSAWKGLEAARAENKDIDIKYVASKAEADYEPNLTQYVNQDCDFILAVGGLMGDATSKIAAANPDQQFGIVDAKLPESNVYPMQFDTAQAGFLAGYLAAGLSETGKVGTYGGLKIPPVTIFMDGYADGVAHYNEAKGTKVQVLGWDKASQNGSFTNDFVKQDEGKKVSDALVAQGADIIMPVAGGAGLGTTGAASASGGKYNTIWVDVDGCESTPDCAAIITTVVKNIPGAVEEAVLKAAAGEKLEANPGFTGTLANEGVALAPYHEFDSKVPAELKAEVDKLKADIAAGMIKVESPAQPQ from the coding sequence ATGCGGATCGCCTCGGTCTTCGCGGTGGGCGGCCTCGTGCTGGCCGCCGCCGCGTGCGGTGAGGCACCTGAGGACAACAACGCCGGCAGTGAGGGTGACAAGTTCAGTGCCTGCATGGTGACCGACGTCGGCGGTATCGACGACAAGTCGTTCAACACCTCGGCCTGGAAGGGCCTGGAGGCGGCCCGGGCCGAGAACAAGGACATCGACATCAAGTACGTCGCGTCGAAGGCCGAGGCTGACTACGAGCCGAACCTGACGCAGTACGTCAACCAGGACTGCGACTTCATCCTCGCTGTCGGTGGCCTGATGGGTGACGCCACCTCCAAGATCGCGGCGGCGAACCCGGACCAGCAGTTCGGCATCGTCGACGCGAAGCTGCCGGAGAGCAACGTCTACCCGATGCAGTTCGACACCGCCCAAGCCGGCTTCCTGGCGGGCTACCTGGCCGCCGGCCTCAGTGAGACCGGCAAGGTGGGCACCTATGGCGGCTTGAAGATCCCGCCAGTCACGATCTTCATGGACGGCTACGCCGACGGAGTCGCCCACTACAACGAGGCCAAGGGGACGAAGGTCCAGGTCCTGGGGTGGGACAAGGCCAGCCAGAACGGCTCGTTCACCAACGACTTCGTCAAGCAGGACGAGGGCAAGAAGGTCAGCGACGCACTGGTTGCCCAGGGCGCCGACATCATCATGCCGGTCGCCGGTGGTGCCGGTCTCGGCACGACCGGAGCGGCCAGTGCCTCGGGCGGCAAGTACAACACGATCTGGGTGGATGTCGACGGCTGCGAGAGCACTCCAGACTGCGCGGCGATCATCACCACCGTGGTGAAGAACATCCCGGGTGCCGTCGAGGAGGCCGTACTTAAGGCCGCCGCTGGCGAGAAGCTGGAGGCGAACCCGGGCTTCACGGGCACGCTGGCCAACGAGGGTGTGGCGCTCGCGCCGTATCACGAGTTCGACAGCAAGGTCCCGGCGGAGCTGAAGGCCGAGGTCGACAAGCTGAAGGCGGACATCGCCGCCGGCATGATCAAGGTTGAGTCGCCAGCCCAACCGCAGTGA